Proteins encoded in a region of the Frondihabitans sp. 762G35 genome:
- a CDS encoding MFS transporter, with protein MTDTIQRPRPTDATPQPHTLTAQGVVGIAVLGLATFLAITTELMPVGLLSTMSGDLGVSESQMGAVITVYALAVALLALPLTWATARFPRKTILVTTLAGYTVSNLVVALAPSFAVVCAGRVIGGVAHALFFSVASAYATRIVPPRLAGRAIAFVYSGSSLGFVIGVPVATTVGDQLGWRLAVGAVAAATAVLALVALAFLPSVHGQSHPHVSSARGWARSGLIAVVTADLLLFAGHYVVYTYIGPYLVTAGLGADAIGVALLVLGGTGIVGLLLAGAFVDRAPRQTLLAAVGVMALALAALPFVHGSLVGTFVVAGVWVAANGTTGTLFMAAAIRTGGVSPDIAGAMINAGSNVGIAGGAALGAQVFGGAGLGALPFSASVVVAASFVVIALARRGFPRHGHAQETLTTSSLRVITTSVAAITSSIRTVPGAGTGAQTTGRTAGAASAAPAAPPAPRLRATATVHTATGSLRTVTGSIRTATGSVRVPGSRRG; from the coding sequence ATGACAGACACGATCCAGCGACCGCGTCCGACCGACGCGACCCCTCAGCCGCACACCCTCACCGCGCAGGGAGTGGTCGGCATCGCCGTGCTCGGACTCGCCACCTTCCTGGCGATCACGACCGAGCTGATGCCGGTGGGTCTCCTGTCGACCATGAGCGGCGACCTGGGGGTGAGCGAGTCGCAGATGGGCGCCGTCATCACGGTCTACGCGCTCGCCGTGGCCCTCCTCGCGCTGCCGCTGACCTGGGCGACGGCGCGCTTCCCGCGCAAGACGATCCTCGTCACGACGCTCGCCGGGTACACGGTCTCGAATCTCGTGGTGGCGCTCGCGCCCAGCTTCGCCGTCGTGTGCGCGGGTCGCGTCATCGGCGGCGTCGCGCACGCCCTCTTCTTCTCCGTGGCGTCCGCGTACGCGACGCGCATCGTCCCGCCGCGGCTCGCGGGCCGCGCCATCGCCTTCGTCTACTCCGGCTCGTCGCTCGGCTTCGTCATCGGCGTGCCCGTCGCGACCACCGTGGGCGACCAGCTCGGCTGGAGGCTCGCGGTCGGCGCGGTCGCTGCCGCCACGGCGGTCCTCGCCCTCGTGGCGCTCGCGTTCCTGCCGAGCGTGCACGGGCAATCGCACCCGCACGTGTCGTCCGCGCGGGGCTGGGCGCGCTCCGGCCTGATCGCCGTCGTCACGGCCGACCTGCTGCTTTTCGCCGGCCACTACGTCGTCTACACGTACATCGGGCCGTACCTCGTCACCGCGGGTCTCGGGGCGGACGCGATCGGCGTCGCCCTCCTCGTCCTCGGCGGGACGGGGATCGTCGGCCTGCTCCTCGCGGGCGCCTTCGTCGACCGTGCGCCTCGGCAGACGCTGCTGGCGGCGGTCGGGGTGATGGCGCTCGCGCTCGCGGCGCTCCCGTTCGTGCACGGCTCCCTCGTCGGCACCTTCGTCGTCGCCGGCGTCTGGGTCGCCGCGAACGGCACGACGGGAACCCTGTTCATGGCGGCCGCGATCCGCACCGGCGGGGTCAGCCCGGACATCGCCGGTGCCATGATCAACGCCGGCTCCAACGTCGGCATCGCCGGCGGCGCCGCGCTCGGGGCGCAGGTCTTCGGCGGGGCCGGCCTCGGCGCGCTGCCCTTCTCGGCCTCCGTCGTGGTCGCGGCGAGCTTCGTCGTGATCGCCCTCGCCCGCCGCGGATTCCCTCGACACGGGCACGCGCAGGAGACGCTGACCACGTCGTCCCTCCGCGTCATCACCACCTCCGTGGCGGCGATCACGTCGTCGATCCGCACCGTCCCCGGTGCGGGGACGGGCGCGCAGACCACGGGACGGACCGCAGGAGCCGCGAGCGCCGCACCGGCCGCGCCGCCGGCGCCCCGTCTCCGGGCGACGGCCACCGTCCACACGGCCACCGGTTCGCTTCGCACGGTGACCGGCTCGATCCGGACCGCCACCGGCTCGGTGCGGGTGCCCGGGTCGCGGCGGGGCTGA
- a CDS encoding S-ribosylhomocysteine lyase, translated as MNQPKMNVESFNLDHRTVEAPYVRLADHKELPHGDTLSKYDVRFTQPNEGHLDMKTVHSLEHLFAEKSRSRTDKVVDFSPMGCQTGFYLLLQGTPDIEDVMDLIEQTMNDILEATEVPAANEVQCGWGANHSLEGAQEAARTFLSARAEWSTVTA; from the coding sequence ATGAACCAGCCCAAGATGAACGTCGAGTCGTTCAACCTCGACCACCGCACCGTCGAGGCCCCCTACGTGCGCCTGGCCGACCACAAGGAGCTCCCGCACGGCGACACGCTCTCGAAGTACGACGTCCGCTTCACGCAGCCCAACGAGGGCCACCTCGACATGAAGACGGTCCACTCGCTCGAGCACCTCTTCGCCGAGAAGTCCCGCTCGCGCACCGACAAGGTCGTCGACTTCTCGCCGATGGGCTGCCAGACCGGCTTCTACCTCCTGCTCCAGGGCACGCCCGACATCGAGGACGTCATGGACCTCATCGAGCAGACCATGAACGACATCCTCGAGGCCACCGAGGTGCCGGCCGCCAACGAGGTCCAGTGCGGCTGGGGCGCCAACCACTCGCTCGAGGGCGCGCAGGAGGCGGCGCGCACCTTCCTGAGCGCCCGCGCCGAGTGGTCGACCGTCACCGCGTGA